A DNA window from Maribellus comscasis contains the following coding sequences:
- a CDS encoding threonine/serine ThrE exporter family protein, translating into MEKLGLNLSKELSEILLEVGALLMASGANSSRIRITIMRIAKAYGFNAELLITHRALMVSVSDDEHDLFQSSLKRTSPHGANFRMVSGISRMSWRIVDENWNFEQIWGEINRLKSLPHYPRLIVLSTVALAGASFCRLFGGGPVEMLVAFVATFTGLFVRQEVTRRNFNGYLCIFFASLASCLISGASVKLNLGAEPEYAFATSVLYLIPGIPLINSLSDLLDGNIMNGIVRGTNGLIIAFAIAFGMLCSILIYNI; encoded by the coding sequence ATGGAAAAGTTAGGCTTAAACCTGAGTAAAGAGTTAAGTGAAATTTTATTGGAAGTGGGGGCTTTATTAATGGCCTCGGGGGCCAATTCTTCCCGCATACGAATAACGATTATGCGTATTGCCAAAGCATACGGTTTTAATGCTGAATTATTAATTACCCATCGTGCTTTAATGGTGTCAGTTTCCGATGATGAGCATGATCTTTTTCAAAGTAGTTTAAAAAGAACTTCTCCTCACGGAGCAAATTTCAGAATGGTGAGCGGGATAAGTCGCATGAGTTGGCGTATTGTTGATGAAAACTGGAACTTTGAACAGATTTGGGGCGAAATTAATCGTTTGAAGTCGTTACCTCATTATCCGCGTTTAATCGTGCTTTCTACAGTTGCTTTGGCGGGAGCTTCTTTTTGCCGGCTGTTTGGCGGCGGGCCTGTTGAAATGTTGGTGGCTTTTGTGGCAACTTTTACAGGACTTTTTGTCCGGCAGGAAGTGACCAGAAGAAATTTTAACGGCTATTTATGTATATTTTTTGCCTCTTTGGCTTCCTGTCTTATCTCCGGAGCTTCCGTAAAGTTGAATTTAGGCGCCGAACCGGAGTATGCTTTTGCTACATCGGTTTTATATCTCATTCCCGGAATTCCGTTAATTAATTCGTTGTCTGATTTACTCGACGGGAACATCATGAACGGTATTGTTCGGGGAACAAATGGTTTGATAATAGCTTTTGCAATTGCGTTTGGAATGTTGTGTTCAATTTTAATTTACAATATTTAG
- a CDS encoding threonine/serine exporter family protein — MEWSVFFESWIWLGFASLGFAILFNVPLRTLWVIFLLGALGGTLKLVTMKMGGGIILGSFFGAMLVGFLSISAAHFRHAPPFVFAIPSVIPMVPGAFAYRMMLGIIKLTGDVDHTTFTQLLDDTVTNGLKAFFVLMALALGVSAPMLLTRRESAKQIKVPLKIDGLIKK; from the coding sequence ATGGAGTGGTCTGTGTTTTTTGAAAGCTGGATTTGGCTGGGTTTTGCCTCTTTAGGGTTTGCCATTCTTTTTAATGTTCCCCTTCGTACCCTTTGGGTAATATTTTTACTTGGTGCACTGGGCGGAACATTAAAACTTGTGACCATGAAAATGGGAGGCGGAATTATTTTAGGTTCTTTTTTTGGTGCCATGCTGGTTGGATTTTTAAGTATTTCTGCTGCGCATTTTCGTCATGCCCCTCCGTTTGTTTTTGCTATTCCATCGGTAATTCCAATGGTGCCCGGCGCTTTTGCCTACCGAATGATGCTGGGAATAATTAAGCTGACAGGAGATGTAGATCATACAACATTCACTCAATTGCTCGACGATACGGTTACAAATGGCTTAAAGGCTTTTTTTGTTTTGATGGCTCTTGCTTTGGGGGTTTCAGCTCCGATGCTTTTAACCCGGCGTGAATCAGCAAAACAAATTAAAGTACCGCTTAAAATTGACGGGCTGATAAAAAAGTAA
- a CDS encoding acyl-[acyl-carrier-protein] thioesterase: MKHKIELNTKSYFINRFGKLSTSYLFYQMQDIAWEHANILGFGYDNLKKEHQFWVLSKLLVKIDRRPDWGEDFTLETWSRGTDGFFGYRDYNFADKSGKNIICATSAWLVLDLQTKRIVRLSEFKDFPKYEESVFGENPAKVKPPKSEEELQFTPVLFNEIDINQHFNSGRYLERIIDSYDFDFHEQNELAEFEINFLKEGMPADKLAIKKQIQDSQNHLCSVVRESDGIDLIRARLVWRDRN, from the coding sequence ATGAAACACAAAATTGAACTGAATACAAAATCCTACTTCATCAACCGGTTTGGGAAACTTTCAACTTCATATTTATTTTATCAAATGCAGGATATTGCCTGGGAGCATGCCAACATTTTGGGATTTGGATACGATAATTTAAAAAAAGAACATCAGTTTTGGGTACTTTCAAAGTTATTGGTAAAGATTGACCGTCGTCCGGACTGGGGTGAGGATTTTACGCTGGAAACATGGTCGCGCGGAACAGATGGATTTTTTGGATACCGCGATTATAATTTTGCAGACAAATCGGGAAAGAATATTATTTGCGCAACCAGTGCATGGCTGGTACTTGATTTACAAACAAAACGAATTGTCAGACTTTCGGAATTTAAAGATTTCCCAAAATATGAAGAAAGTGTTTTTGGTGAAAATCCGGCAAAAGTAAAACCGCCAAAATCGGAAGAAGAACTTCAATTCACCCCCGTACTTTTTAACGAAATAGATATTAATCAGCATTTTAACAGTGGCCGCTATCTGGAAAGGATAATCGACAGTTATGATTTTGATTTTCATGAACAAAATGAACTGGCCGAATTTGAAATTAATTTTTTGAAAGAAGGTATGCCTGCAGACAAACTGGCAATAAAAAAGCAGATTCAGGACAGCCAAAATCATTTATGCAGCGTTGTTCGTGAAAGTGATGGAATAGATTTAATTCGTGCCCGACTGGTTTGGAGGGATAGAAACTGA
- the map gene encoding type I methionyl aminopeptidase, whose amino-acid sequence MSGIIIKTKEQIEGIRNSSKLAAETLDYAGKFVKEGVSTEEIDNKIEAFIISHGAIPATKGYNGYPKSSCISLNEVVCHGIPSEKTILKGGDILNIDITTILNGFYGDTSRMFTVGEISPSAEKLVKVTKHCLDLGIQQVKPGNHFGNIGFVISRYARAQGFSVVYEFCGHGVGVKFHEDPQVDHTSRRNSGPKMKPGMIFTIEPMINQGRASTNIDKNDGWTARTVDNKLSAQFEHTILVTDTGFEVLTDVHDEYSIT is encoded by the coding sequence ATGAGTGGAATAATTATAAAAACCAAAGAGCAAATAGAAGGCATAAGGAACAGTAGTAAACTGGCTGCTGAAACGCTGGATTATGCCGGAAAATTTGTAAAAGAAGGGGTTTCCACGGAAGAAATTGATAATAAGATTGAAGCGTTTATAATAAGCCATGGTGCAATTCCGGCAACCAAAGGATACAACGGTTACCCAAAATCATCCTGTATTTCATTAAACGAGGTGGTTTGTCACGGAATTCCTTCGGAAAAAACCATTTTAAAGGGTGGCGATATTTTAAATATTGATATTACAACTATTTTGAATGGATTCTATGGTGATACTTCGCGAATGTTTACGGTGGGGGAAATTTCTCCGTCAGCTGAAAAATTGGTTAAAGTAACAAAACATTGCCTCGATTTGGGAATTCAGCAGGTTAAGCCGGGAAATCATTTTGGAAATATAGGATTTGTAATCAGCAGGTATGCCCGTGCACAGGGGTTTAGTGTGGTTTACGAATTTTGCGGTCACGGAGTGGGAGTGAAATTCCACGAAGATCCCCAGGTAGACCATACGTCGCGCAGAAACTCGGGGCCTAAAATGAAACCGGGAATGATTTTTACAATTGAACCCATGATTAATCAGGGGAGGGCATCAACAAATATCGACAAAAACGACGGTTGGACAGCCCGAACTGTTGACAATAAGCTCTCTGCACAATTTGAACATACCATTCTGGTAACAGATACAGGTTTTGAAGTTTTGACAGATGTTCATGATGAGTACAGTATAACATAA
- a CDS encoding RNA polymerase sigma-70 factor → MPESFLHEKILIDGLREGNSKIYDYLFHYYYSGLVIFSYRLVEDMDTAEDIVQDFFFRLWFNREELVIRQSLKSYFFSAVKNRSLDFLKRKKIGIRIEKELSYVRAGTGNEEQNFLVQAELEEQIKIAIEKLPEKCKKVFLMNRFEGMKPAEIAKYENISVRTVEGHIGKAIRILRTELEAYLPSILLLILTKGL, encoded by the coding sequence ATGCCTGAAAGTTTTTTGCACGAGAAGATTTTGATTGATGGGTTGAGAGAAGGTAATTCGAAAATCTATGACTACCTTTTTCATTATTATTATTCGGGCCTGGTTATTTTTTCATATCGTTTGGTAGAAGATATGGATACGGCCGAAGATATCGTTCAGGATTTCTTTTTTCGTTTATGGTTTAACCGTGAAGAGCTTGTTATACGGCAATCGCTCAAGAGCTATTTTTTTTCGGCGGTAAAAAACAGAAGTCTGGATTTTTTGAAAAGAAAAAAGATCGGAATCAGGATTGAAAAAGAATTGTCTTATGTACGGGCAGGAACGGGTAACGAGGAGCAAAATTTTTTGGTACAAGCCGAACTTGAAGAGCAGATCAAAATAGCAATAGAAAAATTGCCTGAAAAGTGTAAAAAAGTTTTTCTAATGAACCGGTTTGAGGGAATGAAACCCGCTGAGATAGCAAAATATGAGAATATATCAGTGCGGACAGTTGAAGGACATATTGGCAAAGCCATACGTATCCTTCGAACGGAACTTGAGGCTTACCTCCCTTCAATTCTTCTGCTGATTCTGACAAAAGGACTTTAG
- a CDS encoding FecR family protein, with protein sequence MKDSKKDKKKEETLLNKYLAGTASDDELRQLKVLTESSEPLKKDFDNSEKLLRQIADLEMMKQVNTHSAFAKVKERLQKAQQKKGWFYYWQKTAAILLLPLLLLSVLQFFVKSPQQLFKTSAQLVYNDIETPSGLRSVFELPDGTKVWLNGNTKIRYPLAFEGNERKITLEGEAYFKVAHDKRKPFIVDLGEIHVQAVGTEFNCLAYKNDNLIETTLTEGSVKISRIQDGFSQGEYMLKPGETLKYEPSSNRFVLKNDDIDKHVSWRSGKFVFRNDPLEDVCQKLGRWFNADIKIEDEELKDFSITGTFGDQGLNEILELITITSPINYNMEKREINENNEYETLKVSIQSKRK encoded by the coding sequence ATGAAGGATTCAAAAAAGGATAAGAAAAAGGAAGAAACCTTGTTAAATAAGTATTTGGCAGGTACGGCTTCGGATGATGAATTAAGACAGTTAAAGGTTTTGACAGAGTCTTCAGAGCCTTTAAAAAAAGATTTTGACAATTCAGAAAAGCTGCTTCGGCAAATCGCAGACCTGGAAATGATGAAACAGGTGAATACCCATTCTGCTTTTGCAAAAGTAAAGGAGCGGTTGCAAAAAGCTCAGCAGAAAAAAGGATGGTTTTATTACTGGCAAAAGACGGCTGCAATACTTTTGCTCCCGCTGTTGTTGTTAAGTGTCCTCCAGTTTTTTGTAAAAAGCCCTCAACAATTGTTTAAAACCTCTGCTCAATTGGTTTATAATGACATAGAAACACCGTCAGGGCTTCGTTCTGTTTTTGAACTTCCAGATGGTACGAAAGTTTGGTTAAACGGGAATACAAAAATAAGGTATCCCCTGGCCTTCGAAGGAAATGAACGCAAAATCACGTTGGAAGGTGAAGCCTATTTTAAAGTAGCGCACGATAAAAGAAAACCTTTTATTGTGGATTTAGGAGAAATACATGTTCAGGCTGTTGGAACCGAATTTAATTGCCTGGCATATAAAAATGACAATCTGATAGAAACCACTTTAACAGAAGGTTCTGTTAAAATAAGCCGGATTCAGGATGGTTTTTCCCAGGGAGAGTATATGTTAAAACCCGGGGAAACACTTAAATATGAGCCTTCATCAAATCGTTTTGTCCTTAAAAACGACGACATAGATAAACATGTCTCCTGGCGTTCCGGAAAATTTGTTTTTCGTAATGATCCGCTGGAAGACGTTTGCCAAAAACTGGGGAGATGGTTTAATGCTGATATAAAAATCGAAGATGAGGAATTAAAAGATTTTTCAATCACCGGAACTTTCGGAGATCAGGGATTAAACGAAATACTGGAGTTGATAACCATAACATCTCCAATTAATTATAACATGGAAAAAAGAGAAATAAACGAAAATAATGAATATGAAACATTAAAGGTAAGCATACAAAGTAAAAGAAAATAA
- a CDS encoding TonB-dependent receptor, with translation MRFTLFLFFLSLFQTFATTGYSQDARVSLNIKNSSVGEVLRDIEEQTDYFFLYNNKLVDVNRLVTVNCKDRKVENVLEQIFDGTDVDFVLKDRMIVLTNQLEQQIKVTGKVTDSNGVPLPGVTVLVPGTTIGAVTNPDGTFELEIPSKAESLTFSFIGLKTQEVELNNRTNIDVQMEEDVIGLDEVIAVGYGVMKKSDLTGSVQRVNAEQYAAQQNTSMIEMLNGTVAGFNSTQGTSAAGGGSMEVRGPTSLAADTNPLVVLDGVIYNGNIGDINPNDIESIDILKDASSAAIFGARSASGILIVTTKRGQTSKPTVNFSTKIGVTGLTHHMRSQSPEEYLQSRGDYWADVNQDKPDYYYTNPNNLPDGLAIEEWKNYDATPSDDVVQMWFDRMGMTQIELDNYKAGKTVDWYDQVYRNGLRQDYDLSLSGGTASLKYYWSFGYTDNEGVTLGDDYKNVRSRVNIDADVTDFLKVGANVQYADRDQSSQSTSLGNAISASPYGNIYEEDGKTLTFYPHGDNTSLNPLLYYEYRDKLDKTQTLFATIFGEIKFPFGISYKVSYVNRYTWRKNYYFDPITTPNGFSNQGYGSRVESSSYEWQVDNVFKWKKSFAGIHEFDATFLINAEKYQYWQSSQENSQFAPSGALSYHALQAGISPNLNDNDQYSTGNALMARLNYSLMDKYILTGTWRRDGYSAFGQKHPYAEFPSAAVGWRISEENFFNVNWIDNLKMRISWGANGNRAVGRYDALARLGTTKYIYGTTLATGVYSSTMANSDLRWERTEAFNFGIDFGIFNNVLFGSMEYYDMTTKDLLLNRSLPRIIGYSSVAANLGELGNRGFELTLNSTNVNKSNLRWNSNLVFSFNRNKIKHLYGEMIDVLDENGNVIGQQEADDIGNGWFIGESLDRIWDYEILGVWQLGEEEEAAVYGKQPGDMKLRDVNEDGILNPTDDKVFQGYKTPQYRIGFRNDFTIFKNFEISAFIRADLGYYGVNNLHLNSGANTDFERRNRMYRPYWTYDNPINDYARLNSDTDSPGFNYWGNRSFVRLQDLLVSYNIPKSKISKYKIQNLKIFASFRNLLTITGWEHYDPESGTNMMPMYTSIGIDISL, from the coding sequence ATGAGATTTACATTGTTTCTGTTTTTCTTGTCGTTATTCCAAACGTTTGCTACAACAGGATATAGTCAGGATGCACGGGTCTCGCTCAATATAAAAAACAGCTCTGTGGGAGAAGTATTGAGAGATATCGAGGAACAAACAGATTATTTTTTTCTGTACAACAATAAATTGGTTGATGTTAACAGGTTAGTAACTGTGAATTGTAAAGACAGGAAAGTAGAGAATGTCCTGGAGCAGATTTTTGACGGTACTGACGTTGATTTTGTACTCAAAGACCGGATGATTGTATTAACAAATCAACTGGAGCAGCAGATTAAAGTAACAGGAAAAGTTACCGACTCAAACGGAGTACCGCTTCCGGGAGTAACCGTTTTGGTTCCGGGTACAACTATTGGTGCAGTCACAAATCCAGATGGTACATTTGAACTTGAAATACCTTCTAAAGCAGAGTCCTTAACTTTTTCGTTTATCGGATTAAAGACACAAGAAGTAGAATTAAATAACAGGACAAATATAGATGTTCAGATGGAAGAGGATGTTATTGGCTTGGATGAGGTGATAGCAGTAGGATACGGCGTAATGAAAAAAAGTGATTTGACTGGCTCTGTGCAAAGAGTTAACGCAGAACAATATGCTGCTCAACAAAATACAAGTATGATTGAAATGCTGAATGGTACTGTCGCTGGATTTAACTCAACGCAAGGAACTTCTGCGGCAGGAGGAGGCTCTATGGAAGTGAGGGGGCCAACATCTTTAGCCGCTGATACAAATCCTCTGGTCGTTTTGGATGGAGTTATATACAACGGTAATATTGGCGATATAAACCCTAATGACATTGAAAGTATTGACATTCTTAAGGATGCAAGTTCCGCCGCTATCTTTGGTGCACGTTCAGCTTCAGGTATTTTAATTGTGACAACTAAACGTGGACAGACTTCAAAGCCAACAGTCAATTTTAGTACAAAAATTGGAGTGACAGGCTTAACTCATCATATGCGCTCTCAGTCACCGGAAGAATACTTGCAGTCGCGCGGTGACTATTGGGCTGATGTGAATCAGGATAAGCCAGACTATTATTATACCAACCCCAATAATCTGCCTGATGGTTTAGCTATCGAAGAATGGAAGAATTATGATGCTACACCGAGTGACGATGTTGTTCAGATGTGGTTTGACAGGATGGGCATGACTCAAATAGAGCTAGATAATTATAAGGCAGGAAAAACAGTAGATTGGTATGATCAGGTTTATCGAAATGGTTTGCGACAGGATTATGATCTCAGTCTTTCTGGCGGAACTGCATCATTAAAATATTATTGGTCGTTTGGATATACTGATAATGAGGGCGTAACTCTTGGAGATGATTACAAGAATGTACGTTCTCGTGTAAATATTGATGCAGATGTGACAGATTTTTTAAAGGTCGGGGCGAACGTACAATATGCCGACCGTGATCAAAGCTCTCAAAGTACCAGTCTTGGAAATGCTATATCCGCAAGTCCTTATGGGAATATTTATGAAGAGGATGGCAAGACACTTACTTTCTATCCTCACGGTGATAATACCTCTCTAAATCCACTATTGTACTATGAATATCGGGATAAACTCGATAAAACACAGACACTATTTGCAACAATCTTTGGTGAAATTAAATTTCCGTTTGGTATTTCATACAAGGTATCTTATGTAAATCGATATACATGGCGAAAAAATTATTATTTTGACCCAATAACTACTCCAAACGGTTTTTCCAATCAGGGATACGGAAGCCGCGTTGAAAGTTCTTCATACGAATGGCAAGTAGACAATGTATTTAAATGGAAAAAGTCATTTGCAGGCATTCATGAATTTGATGCCACTTTTCTTATCAACGCAGAAAAATACCAATATTGGCAGAGTTCGCAGGAGAATTCTCAATTTGCTCCCAGTGGTGCTCTTTCATATCACGCATTACAAGCGGGGATAAGTCCAAATTTAAATGATAACGATCAGTACAGCACAGGAAATGCTTTAATGGCTCGTTTAAATTATTCCTTGATGGATAAATACATCCTAACAGGTACCTGGCGTCGTGACGGATATTCTGCTTTTGGTCAGAAGCATCCATATGCTGAATTTCCTTCTGCTGCAGTTGGTTGGAGAATCTCTGAAGAGAATTTTTTTAACGTAAATTGGATTGATAACTTAAAAATGAGAATATCGTGGGGAGCAAACGGAAATAGGGCAGTTGGCAGGTATGATGCTTTAGCCAGATTAGGTACTACAAAGTACATTTATGGGACCACTCTAGCAACCGGTGTTTATAGTAGTACAATGGCAAACAGTGATCTTCGCTGGGAGAGAACAGAGGCATTTAATTTTGGTATCGACTTTGGAATATTTAACAACGTGCTTTTTGGCTCCATGGAGTATTATGATATGACAACCAAAGATTTGTTGCTCAACAGATCTTTACCAAGGATAATAGGGTACAGCAGTGTTGCAGCCAATCTAGGGGAGTTAGGTAACAGAGGGTTTGAGCTTACTCTGAATTCCACAAATGTTAACAAGTCAAATCTAAGGTGGAATTCAAATCTTGTTTTCTCTTTTAATAGAAACAAGATTAAACATCTATATGGTGAAATGATAGACGTTTTAGATGAGAACGGAAACGTAATCGGACAACAAGAAGCAGATGATATTGGTAACGGATGGTTTATCGGTGAGTCGCTCGATCGGATATGGGACTACGAAATTCTGGGTGTTTGGCAACTTGGAGAAGAAGAAGAGGCTGCGGTTTATGGTAAACAGCCGGGGGATATGAAACTTAGAGATGTGAATGAAGACGGAATCTTAAATCCGACTGATGATAAAGTTTTTCAGGGATATAAAACCCCTCAATACCGTATTGGTTTTAGAAATGATTTTACCATTTTTAAGAATTTTGAAATTTCGGCTTTTATTAGAGCAGATCTTGGATATTACGGTGTTAATAATTTGCACTTAAATTCAGGGGCGAATACTGATTTTGAACGCAGAAATCGTATGTACAGACCATACTGGACATATGATAATCCAATCAACGATTATGCTCGATTGAATTCTGATACTGATTCTCCAGGTTTTAATTACTGGGGAAATCGTTCTTTTGTTCGGTTACAGGATTTATTAGTCTCTTACAACATACCAAAATCAAAAATCTCAAAATATAAAATTCAGAACCTAAAGATTTTTGCAAGTTTTAGAAATTTGCTGACAATAACCGGGTGGGAGCATTATGATCCTGAATCAGGTACTAATATGATGCCCATGTACACCAGTATAGGTATTGATATAAGTTTATAG
- a CDS encoding RagB/SusD family nutrient uptake outer membrane protein, which translates to MKKIFKYTLITFLALLAISCNDEWLTPKPLSIFVPESIYIDKAGMDAVLLTMRKNLRHDFYGAANELTNELITSDLCVAGNKQTSATHNFFTQVMPTGTGQYNFFTHWDVGYNQIRNANVVISRIDAPEWSSEQDKNEILAEAYFHRAYWYYRLVHQFGDVPFLNKEYTEPKIDFYTHSRKTILNKIQSDMEFAVQWLPEAVDPGKVNRAAGNHLLAKVYLANSDFDGAISAASAAIDDGIHSLMTNRFGKYAGDDKYNIIWDLHQKENKSLAENKEALLVCQDKYGYPDAEAGGGTTSMRNYAPLWWHRIYLKDADGKAACTDARGDQQVITWGRGVGYARPSNYVNYEVWENCKADLRHDTVVNWMPMEKLLHNNPESAYYGQPVTKDYTNPIDTFQSWFPWPYYKIYIEDEERPDQPYGGHSDWYVFRLAETYLLRAEAYVWKGDMASAASDINKIRERALAPPVESSDVSIEYILDERTRELYTEEPRKCELTRIAFIMADNNMNGYSIDNFDQDNYWFDRVQDKNNFYNVGYTWGSNEFKIGAFHVLWPVPQDVIDDNQGGTINQNTGYPGVENNIPPKTEITEED; encoded by the coding sequence ATGAAAAAAATATTTAAATATACTTTGATCACCTTTTTAGCTTTATTGGCTATTTCGTGTAACGATGAGTGGCTAACACCAAAACCACTTTCAATTTTTGTGCCTGAAAGTATATATATCGATAAAGCCGGGATGGATGCAGTTTTACTAACAATGCGTAAAAATCTTCGCCACGATTTTTATGGAGCTGCTAACGAACTAACGAATGAATTGATAACCTCAGACCTGTGTGTGGCTGGCAATAAACAAACTTCTGCGACACATAATTTTTTCACTCAGGTAATGCCAACAGGAACAGGGCAGTACAATTTTTTTACCCATTGGGATGTCGGTTACAATCAAATCAGAAATGCCAACGTAGTAATTTCACGAATCGATGCGCCTGAATGGAGTAGTGAACAAGATAAAAATGAAATTTTGGCAGAAGCCTATTTTCACAGGGCTTATTGGTATTACCGCTTGGTTCATCAGTTTGGTGATGTGCCTTTTCTGAATAAGGAATATACCGAACCCAAGATTGATTTTTATACACATTCCAGAAAAACAATCTTGAATAAGATTCAAAGTGATATGGAGTTCGCGGTTCAATGGTTACCTGAAGCAGTAGATCCAGGAAAGGTAAACAGGGCAGCTGGAAATCACCTGCTGGCAAAAGTTTATTTAGCAAACAGTGATTTTGATGGAGCAATTTCAGCAGCAAGTGCCGCCATTGATGATGGAATTCATTCGCTTATGACAAACAGGTTTGGAAAATATGCTGGTGATGATAAGTATAATATAATATGGGATTTGCATCAAAAAGAGAATAAAAGTTTAGCAGAAAACAAAGAAGCTCTTTTGGTTTGTCAGGATAAGTATGGATATCCTGATGCAGAAGCAGGAGGGGGGACAACTTCTATGAGAAACTATGCGCCCTTATGGTGGCATCGTATTTATTTAAAAGATGCAGATGGTAAGGCTGCCTGTACTGATGCCCGTGGTGATCAGCAGGTTATAACGTGGGGCAGGGGAGTTGGCTATGCCAGACCTAGTAATTATGTAAACTATGAGGTGTGGGAAAATTGTAAGGCGGATTTAAGGCATGACACGGTGGTTAATTGGATGCCAATGGAAAAATTACTTCATAATAATCCCGAGTCGGCATATTATGGACAGCCAGTTACAAAAGATTATACAAATCCGATTGATACATTTCAGTCGTGGTTCCCATGGCCCTACTACAAAATTTACATTGAAGATGAAGAACGCCCGGATCAACCCTATGGTGGCCATAGCGACTGGTATGTTTTTCGATTGGCAGAAACCTATCTCCTTCGCGCGGAAGCATATGTGTGGAAAGGTGATATGGCCAGTGCTGCCTCCGACATAAATAAAATTCGGGAACGTGCTTTAGCTCCCCCAGTGGAATCCAGTGATGTAAGTATTGAGTACATTTTAGATGAAAGAACTCGCGAATTGTATACAGAGGAACCAAGGAAATGCGAATTGACTCGTATTGCCTTTATCATGGCCGATAACAATATGAATGGATATTCAATTGACAACTTTGACCAGGATAATTATTGGTTTGATCGGGTTCAGGATAAAAATAATTTTTATAATGTGGGTTATACATGGGGTTCTAACGAATTTAAAATTGGAGCCTTTCACGTTCTTTGGCCTGTTCCTCAAGATGTAATTGATGATAATCAGGGCGGGACAATTAATCAGAATACAGGTTATCCTGGTGTTGAAAATAATATTCCTCCGAAAACAGAAATTACAGAGGAAGATTAA